The uncultured Ilyobacter sp. genome has a segment encoding these proteins:
- the rfbC gene encoding dTDP-4-dehydrorhamnose 3,5-epimerase: MKLIKTDLEGVFIIENFHAEDDRGSFTKTYHKNFFTENKLCDEFKESFYSVSQNNVIRGMHFQLPPHDHEKLVYVLRGKIIDVILDLRKDSKTYGKHISVELSEKNCHSVYIPKGCAHGFRSLEDNSTTVYNVATMHNPESDSGIRWNSFGFNWKTDSPIVSQKDRNLTVFKEFESINPF, from the coding sequence ATGAAACTTATCAAGACAGACCTTGAGGGAGTTTTCATTATAGAAAATTTTCATGCAGAAGATGATAGAGGAAGCTTTACCAAAACATATCACAAAAATTTCTTTACAGAAAATAAACTGTGTGACGAATTCAAAGAAAGCTTTTATTCTGTTTCTCAGAATAATGTGATTAGAGGAATGCATTTTCAACTTCCACCTCACGATCACGAAAAATTGGTATATGTACTCAGGGGAAAAATCATCGATGTAATTTTAGACCTCAGAAAAGATTCCAAAACATACGGGAAACATATATCTGTAGAATTGTCCGAAAAAAACTGTCATTCGGTATATATTCCCAAAGGATGTGCTCATGGGTTCAGATCTTTAGAAGACAATTCTACTACAGTATACAATGTTGCGACTATGCATAATCCTGAAAGTGATTCAGGTATCAGGTGGAACAGCTTTGGTTTTAACTGGAAAACTGATTCTCCAATAGTGTCACAAAAGGATAGAAATTTAACCGTCTTTAAAGAATTTGAAAGTATAAATCCATTTTAA
- a CDS encoding NAD(P)-dependent oxidoreductase, whose product MKKKAIITGGTGFVGSNLSRELLKQGWEVFIISQKEFGYKNIEDIKNKLNIFEYDGNIQKLINFFKDSKADVVFHLASVFISEHKTDDINLLIDSNLKFGTHILEAMKESDTKLIINTGTSWQHYNNEDYNPVCLYAATKESFEKLMEYYIQGESIRAITLKLFDTYGETDTRPKLINLLSKFSKEKTQLDMSPGDQVIDLVHVDDVVNAFIKAYEYLSENNKIKYEKYAVSSGKELKLRELISIYEEITGNKILVNWGGRSYRKREVMNLWRNFKKLPNWDCTIDINEGLKRMPH is encoded by the coding sequence ATGAAAAAGAAAGCAATTATAACAGGGGGAACAGGTTTTGTAGGCTCTAACCTTTCCAGGGAACTTTTAAAACAGGGATGGGAAGTTTTTATAATTTCACAAAAAGAATTTGGATATAAAAATATCGAAGATATAAAAAATAAATTGAATATTTTTGAATATGACGGTAATATTCAAAAACTTATAAATTTTTTTAAAGATTCAAAAGCAGATGTTGTTTTTCATCTTGCATCTGTTTTTATTTCAGAACATAAAACTGACGATATAAATCTTCTCATAGACAGCAATTTGAAATTTGGAACACATATTCTTGAAGCCATGAAGGAATCAGACACCAAACTTATTATAAATACAGGAACTTCCTGGCAGCATTACAATAATGAAGATTATAATCCTGTCTGCCTTTATGCCGCCACAAAGGAATCTTTTGAAAAACTTATGGAGTATTATATCCAGGGGGAGAGTATAAGAGCCATCACTTTAAAATTATTTGATACTTACGGAGAAACAGATACTAGACCAAAGCTCATAAATTTATTAAGTAAATTTTCAAAGGAAAAAACCCAGCTGGACATGTCCCCGGGAGACCAGGTTATAGATCTAGTTCATGTTGATGATGTAGTAAACGCTTTTATAAAGGCTTATGAATACCTCTCAGAAAATAATAAAATAAAATATGAAAAATATGCTGTGAGTTCCGGCAAGGAATTAAAACTTAGAGAACTTATATCTATATATGAAGAGATAACAGGAAATAAGATATTGGTCAACTGGGGAGGACGTTCTTACAGAAAAAGAGAGGTTATGAATTTGTGGAGAAATTTTAAAAAACTCCCAAACTGGGATTGCACTATTGATATAAATGAAGGGCTAAAAAGAATGCCACATTAA